A stretch of Myroides oncorhynchi DNA encodes these proteins:
- a CDS encoding BfmA/BtgA family mobilization protein codes for MKQLDTSSIRFSKPVNEKLEKLALGFKRSKKDLFAQMVDYFYRSKKDPSDFGDEVLKRELSAGISRIISFIRQQEKDFLLPSFTDIGILKVATAQTKDSLVKLSNHLTKESEVTSSILKST; via the coding sequence ATGAAACAATTAGACACAAGTAGTATTCGCTTTTCAAAACCAGTCAATGAAAAGCTTGAAAAGCTCGCTTTAGGATTTAAGCGAAGCAAGAAAGATCTGTTTGCTCAGATGGTTGATTACTTCTATAGAAGTAAGAAAGATCCATCAGACTTTGGTGATGAAGTTTTAAAGCGAGAATTATCCGCAGGAATCAGTCGAATAATCTCTTTTATAAGGCAACAAGAGAAAGATTTCTTATTGCCAAGTTTTACTGATATAGGTATTTTAAAAGTTGCTACTGCTCAAACTAAAGATAGCTTAGTCAAGCTTAGTAATCACTTGACTAAGGAAAGTGAAGTAACCTCTTCAATCCTAAAGAGTACTTAG
- a CDS encoding DUF2188 domain-containing protein, which yields MKKYTISKIDGRYQYIEDKINSYNNTNATNKKEAIKIAKNDIINNGGGSLKIKKLDGKFQEERTYPKSIDPIKSKG from the coding sequence ATGAAAAAATACACCATTTCAAAAATTGATGGTAGATATCAATATATAGAGGACAAGATAAATAGTTATAACAACACAAATGCAACAAACAAGAAAGAAGCAATTAAAATTGCTAAAAATGACATTATTAATAATGGAGGGGGATCTCTAAAAATCAAAAAACTTGATGGTAAGTTTCAAGAAGAAAGAACTTATCCAAAATCAATAGATCCTATAAAATCAAAGGGCTAA
- the tnpA gene encoding IS66 family insertion sequence element accessory protein TnpA yields MSKQEIMYSHVEDWQVSGLTQTRYCENVGIKLATFSYWVVKYKAASIQSVDSNFITVKKDPIASSIQEYEIMYPNGVKLRVHTDNLSELYSLVNLV; encoded by the coding sequence ATGAGCAAACAAGAAATAATGTACTCTCACGTAGAGGATTGGCAAGTAAGTGGATTAACACAGACAAGATACTGTGAAAATGTAGGAATTAAGTTAGCAACATTTAGTTATTGGGTAGTCAAGTATAAGGCAGCGTCAATCCAATCAGTGGATAGCAATTTTATAACTGTAAAAAAGGATCCAATAGCTAGTAGTATTCAAGAATATGAGATTATGTATCCTAATGGTGTAAAGTTACGAGTACATACAGATAATCTAAGTGAACTGTATTCATTAGTAAACTTAGTTTAA
- a CDS encoding DUF4145 domain-containing protein — MENQNTEKEMKFCPQCNSIVETEIIYSYNIEEHYNGDFEGGGILINLSKCLRCKKPFLTKIDFSCVEERYWENSNIQLFPNTENDAIKNCPKIVINPYEEALKCYRAHAYDACVIMCRKGIEAICIDKGESKGNLLTKLKNLKEKGILEGTLFKWTDELRLIGNDGAHSHEQIVNQEDAKDALGFFDVSTRATTYFIS, encoded by the coding sequence ATGGAAAACCAAAATACTGAGAAGGAGATGAAATTTTGTCCTCAATGTAATTCGATTGTAGAAACGGAAATAATATATAGTTATAATATTGAAGAACATTATAATGGGGATTTTGAAGGTGGAGGAATATTAATAAATCTATCCAAATGTCTTCGATGCAAAAAACCATTTTTAACTAAAATTGATTTTAGCTGTGTTGAAGAACGTTATTGGGAGAACTCAAACATTCAGCTCTTCCCAAATACTGAAAATGATGCTATAAAGAATTGTCCAAAAATTGTTATTAATCCTTATGAAGAAGCATTAAAGTGTTATCGAGCACATGCATATGATGCTTGTGTGATAATGTGTCGTAAAGGGATTGAAGCTATATGTATAGATAAAGGTGAAAGTAAAGGAAATCTTTTAACCAAACTTAAAAATTTAAAAGAAAAAGGAATCTTGGAGGGAACACTTTTCAAATGGACAGATGAATTAAGATTAATAGGAAATGATGGAGCTCATTCACATGAACAGATTGTTAATCAAGAAGATGCGAAGGATGCCTTGGGTTTTTTTGACGTATCCACCCGAGCAACCACATATTTCATAAGCTAA
- a CDS encoding cyclic GMP-AMP synthase DncV-like nucleotidyltransferase, producing the protein MATLNKEYTSFDSNIKLTKTRKDSLATSRANIREQIKKWFKENKPDEIQPKFHPQGSSEMRTTINPLIEYDESGNSIIKYDTDDGVYFIKTKSEHNKRAINTLHEWVYQAVDGYTNQTPIKKATCVRVVFNDGHHIDLPIYYKEEDLIELAHKNNGWIESDPKAFYEWFNEEKKAKYRLEAVVRCLKSWKNYKEQNNSNLKLPSGFELTILATENYYYADNLDESFRKTVEAIYNTLSKLNGFKCIRPTTPKGEDVFANYSETRKNNFLNVLKSLKEDCIKAFEEPNYKKASEILRNNQFGNRFPLGTDKTEDTKNRALSIALTTSLIKPKPYGY; encoded by the coding sequence ATGGCAACTTTAAATAAAGAATACACATCTTTTGATAGTAATATTAAACTTACTAAAACAAGAAAAGACTCATTAGCAACAAGTAGAGCTAATATTCGTGAGCAAATAAAAAAATGGTTTAAAGAAAACAAACCAGATGAGATTCAACCAAAATTTCATCCACAAGGTTCTTCTGAAATGAGAACTACAATAAACCCATTAATAGAATATGATGAATCAGGGAATTCTATCATCAAATATGATACAGATGATGGTGTATACTTTATTAAAACTAAATCTGAGCATAATAAACGAGCTATTAACACCTTGCATGAATGGGTGTATCAAGCAGTAGATGGTTATACTAATCAAACTCCTATTAAAAAAGCAACTTGTGTAAGAGTTGTTTTTAATGATGGGCATCATATTGATCTTCCAATTTATTATAAAGAAGAAGATTTAATAGAATTAGCTCACAAAAACAATGGATGGATAGAAAGTGATCCTAAAGCTTTTTATGAATGGTTTAATGAAGAGAAGAAAGCAAAATATAGATTGGAAGCTGTGGTTAGATGTTTAAAATCATGGAAAAATTATAAAGAACAAAACAACTCTAACCTTAAACTTCCAAGTGGTTTTGAATTAACAATACTCGCTACTGAGAATTATTATTATGCCGATAACTTGGATGAGTCATTTAGAAAAACTGTAGAGGCAATCTATAATACATTATCAAAGCTTAATGGCTTCAAGTGTATACGTCCAACTACTCCTAAAGGAGAAGATGTTTTTGCGAATTATTCAGAAACACGTAAAAATAATTTTTTGAATGTTTTAAAGAGTTTAAAAGAAGATTGTATTAAAGCATTTGAGGAACCTAATTACAAAAAAGCTTCTGAGATTCTTAGAAATAATCAGTTTGGGAATAGATTTCCATTAGGTACAGATAAAACAGAAGATACTAAAAACAGAGCACTATCTATTGCATTGACAACCTCTTTAATTAAACCAAAACCATATGGATATTAA
- a CDS encoding DUF5712 family protein, with protein sequence MFINITDSETGNNKGSSARLVAYLEKENKLKTDNAEKELWFTNGRFDVPHQEVRVELDNNVAKLCKTDDKFFLVNISPSEKEILFLKQKYGEDLLQQKLKEYATAVMDAYALNFKKDNVTSSKNLLWFGKLEHFRYHSNTDEKVKSGELSTGDIKEGEQMHVQIIVSRKDITNKIKLSPKNNSRGKNVEHSAKFGQFDNLDFKENSENIFDQMFNYQRALKEKLVYSVTMNNGSSEDKKSMSFLDQIEGNLNESSKKTYLDIMEDVSLANILDLEDIIKIFDCNGIGFFTSFLSHEQNRYT encoded by the coding sequence ATGTTTATTAATATCACTGATTCAGAAACGGGAAACAATAAAGGGAGCTCAGCAAGACTTGTTGCCTATTTAGAAAAAGAAAACAAGCTAAAGACTGATAACGCAGAGAAAGAACTCTGGTTTACTAATGGTAGATTTGATGTGCCACATCAAGAAGTAAGAGTCGAGCTTGATAATAACGTAGCTAAACTTTGCAAAACGGATGATAAGTTCTTCTTAGTTAATATAAGTCCAAGTGAGAAAGAGATTCTCTTTTTAAAACAGAAGTACGGAGAGGATTTACTACAGCAGAAACTAAAAGAATATGCTACTGCTGTTATGGATGCTTATGCCTTAAACTTTAAGAAAGATAATGTTACAAGTAGCAAAAACCTACTTTGGTTTGGCAAACTTGAACACTTTAGATACCACTCTAATACGGATGAAAAAGTAAAAAGCGGAGAATTGAGTACAGGTGATATTAAAGAAGGAGAACAAATGCACGTGCAGATTATAGTTAGTCGAAAGGATATAACCAATAAGATAAAACTAAGCCCTAAAAATAATTCAAGAGGTAAAAATGTAGAACACTCTGCTAAGTTTGGACAGTTTGATAATCTTGATTTTAAAGAGAATAGTGAGAATATTTTTGATCAGATGTTTAACTATCAACGGGCGCTTAAGGAGAAGTTGGTGTATTCCGTGACGATGAATAACGGAAGTAGTGAGGATAAAAAGTCAATGAGTTTCTTAGATCAGATTGAGGGTAATTTAAATGAGTCAAGTAAGAAAACTTATCTTGATATTATGGAAGATGTTTCATTAGCTAATATTTTGGATCTTGAAGATATTATAAAGATATTTGATTGTAATGGTATTGGATTCTTTACAAGTTTCTTAAGCCATGAACAAAATAGATATACTTAA
- a CDS encoding AAA family ATPase, whose product MDIQKNITEWLMGLKGWQTELAYRILTKNIEEYDLIEIIGMVKSEIKFDIKSFPNFINIENEKLVRLLSIESIQNIERLAPRNPLKFEQDKNLVVIYGSNGSGKSGYTKILKKISGKARTVNLKSNVFAPNTEGKCKVKFSIDDIEQEYEWLINSEPIKGLGTIDVFDTNIGNSYINEANTITYTPNFLRLFTALSHYYSKVQEKINSEKLSLLKTLPNIPNEYLNTLSGTQYNNLKKDDNDKKLESIIIWNEEKEKNRLDLEKRLKEQDPLKSAEEVRNQKNEIDKIIKEVVEAYSQVSVNSITQIKELEANALQKRKIAKESIQIISNESNIKGVGSSVWKSLWEAARVFSYQEAYENDTYPNINDEAKCVLCHQILDSNTKNRLLAFENFVKSELESDATIAEKLYLEKINNLPTSLHKDLLMTKCSAAKLGEVWLNCLITIWKIIGEASNSIKNKKEYIVDVKFIQDNLKILEEMSTSCEASIQQLQFDAQQFDRVKAINQLLELNTQKWCSMQKDSILGEVERLRKLSNYEIWIAQCNTKSITSKSSELSEIFITDEYVKRFNKELDYFQATRIRVELLKEKAVKGTITHSLRLKGISGHKLAEVLSEGEHRIIALASFLADVTGGNNNNPFVFDDPISSLDQQFEEKTVERLVLLSQTRQVIIFTHRLSLLGLLNDKSDSNNIQIIGIRNETWGAGEVGDTPLFAKKTITALNNIKNERIAKAKKILNDQGSEEYYPFGKALCSDIRILIERIVELDFLADVVQRYRRSVNTMGKVQNLAKIQQEDCEMIDNYMTKYSCYEHSQPSETPIEIPDPAELELDVDKLLHWLKEFNSRKVN is encoded by the coding sequence ATGGATATTCAGAAAAATATTACAGAATGGTTGATGGGATTAAAAGGCTGGCAGACTGAATTAGCTTATAGAATTTTAACCAAAAATATTGAGGAGTACGATTTAATAGAAATAATCGGAATGGTAAAATCTGAAATAAAATTCGATATTAAAAGTTTCCCTAATTTTATAAATATTGAGAATGAGAAATTAGTTAGGTTATTATCTATTGAATCAATTCAAAATATCGAAAGACTTGCACCAAGAAATCCTCTAAAGTTTGAACAAGATAAAAATTTAGTAGTTATTTATGGATCTAATGGTTCTGGAAAATCAGGATACACAAAAATTTTAAAAAAAATAAGTGGCAAAGCTCGTACTGTAAATCTAAAATCCAATGTATTTGCACCTAATACAGAAGGTAAGTGTAAAGTGAAATTCTCTATTGATGATATTGAACAAGAGTATGAATGGTTAATAAATAGTGAACCAATAAAAGGTTTAGGTACCATTGATGTCTTTGATACTAATATAGGTAATAGCTATATAAATGAAGCAAATACCATAACTTATACACCTAATTTTTTAAGATTATTTACAGCTTTATCACATTACTATTCAAAGGTTCAGGAAAAAATTAACTCTGAAAAACTTAGTCTTTTGAAGACATTACCTAATATCCCAAATGAGTATTTAAATACCCTCTCAGGAACACAATATAATAATTTAAAAAAGGATGATAATGACAAGAAACTTGAATCTATAATAATTTGGAATGAAGAAAAAGAAAAAAACAGATTAGATCTAGAAAAAAGGTTAAAAGAACAGGATCCATTAAAATCAGCAGAAGAAGTTAGAAATCAAAAAAATGAGATAGATAAGATTATTAAAGAAGTTGTAGAAGCATATTCACAGGTTAGTGTAAACTCTATAACGCAAATCAAAGAATTGGAAGCTAATGCTTTACAAAAAAGAAAAATTGCAAAGGAGAGTATACAAATTATCTCTAATGAGTCAAACATAAAAGGAGTTGGTAGTTCAGTATGGAAATCTCTTTGGGAAGCAGCTAGAGTTTTTTCATACCAAGAAGCATATGAAAATGATACTTATCCAAATATAAATGATGAAGCAAAATGTGTATTATGCCATCAAATATTAGATAGTAATACTAAGAACAGATTACTTGCATTTGAAAATTTTGTCAAAAGTGAGTTAGAAAGTGATGCCACAATAGCAGAGAAGTTATATCTTGAAAAGATAAACAATTTACCCACATCTTTACACAAGGATTTACTGATGACAAAATGTAGCGCAGCTAAATTAGGTGAAGTCTGGCTTAATTGTTTAATAACTATATGGAAAATAATTGGAGAAGCATCAAATTCGATAAAAAACAAGAAAGAATATATAGTAGATGTGAAATTTATTCAAGATAATTTAAAAATACTAGAAGAAATGTCAACATCATGTGAAGCTTCAATTCAACAACTTCAATTTGATGCTCAACAATTTGATAGAGTAAAAGCTATTAATCAATTATTAGAATTGAATACTCAAAAATGGTGTTCAATGCAAAAGGATTCTATTTTAGGAGAAGTAGAGAGGTTGAGGAAATTATCTAATTATGAAATATGGATTGCTCAGTGTAATACAAAATCAATTACTTCAAAATCTAGTGAATTATCAGAAATATTTATAACGGATGAATATGTAAAGAGATTTAATAAAGAGTTGGATTATTTTCAAGCAACTAGAATAAGAGTTGAATTATTAAAAGAAAAAGCAGTTAAAGGGACTATTACACATTCATTAAGATTGAAGGGCATAAGTGGTCATAAACTAGCAGAAGTCTTAAGTGAAGGGGAGCATCGTATAATTGCTTTAGCATCTTTTCTTGCCGATGTTACTGGTGGCAATAATAACAACCCATTCGTTTTTGATGATCCTATATCATCACTTGATCAACAATTTGAAGAGAAAACTGTTGAGCGATTAGTGTTACTAAGTCAAACAAGGCAAGTTATTATTTTTACCCATAGATTAAGTTTATTAGGATTATTAAATGATAAAAGTGATTCAAATAATATTCAAATAATAGGAATAAGAAATGAAACCTGGGGAGCTGGTGAAGTAGGTGATACTCCCCTTTTTGCAAAAAAAACTATAACTGCATTAAATAATATCAAGAATGAAAGAATAGCTAAAGCAAAGAAAATACTTAATGATCAAGGAAGTGAAGAGTACTATCCATTTGGAAAAGCTTTATGCAGTGATATAAGAATTTTAATAGAACGTATAGTTGAACTTGATTTTCTAGCAGATGTTGTACAAAGATATAGAAGATCAGTGAACACAATGGGAAAAGTACAAAATTTAGCTAAAATTCAACAAGAAGATTGTGAAATGATTGATAATTATATGACTAAATATTCTTGCTATGAACATAGTCAACCATCTGAAACACCTATTGAGATACCCGATCCTGCTGAATTAGAGCTAGATGTAGATAAATTATTACATTGGCTAAAAGAATTCAATAGCAGAAAAGTTAACTAA
- the tnpC gene encoding IS66 family transposase — protein MEIDLENLSKEQLLALIKKQSKTISKQEKAISKQEHKTSVLEEKNSKLEDKNTELERLVKLLQRMKFGQSRERFEDPNQTQLPLDVEQAVLEEQEEVIKQEITYSREKKKHPGRAKLPDHLLVEETHIYPETDYSDMICIGKEITDILDYVPGYFKIKRLIRYKYATKDKDNTKISIGDLPERIIDKGIASEGLLSTILVDKYVDHLPLYRQKQRFSRENIDIASSTIDGWVAQSMDALKPLYEKLVMDIKNEGYLQVDETTIKVLDEKKKDKSHLGYYWVYHAPISKLVMFNYSPTRASSAALPILENFKGYLQTDGYAGYKAYGNKSDVTHLGCWAHARREFERALDNDKTRAQHVLAEIQKLYAVERQAKEQNLTPQQIKELRLKESLPIINELGKYMFTQMKLTLPKSQIGKAFAYSQTRWDSLSAYLYDGNLQIDNNLVENAIRPVALGRKNYLFAGSHDAAQRAAMAYTFFANCKKHDVNPYQWLKYVLKNIQSINHKNITDLYPHNYKKLIVDNVEE, from the coding sequence ATGGAAATAGACTTAGAAAATTTATCAAAAGAACAACTTTTGGCGCTTATAAAAAAGCAGTCAAAGACTATTTCTAAACAAGAGAAGGCAATCTCAAAGCAAGAACATAAAACATCTGTTTTAGAAGAGAAAAATTCTAAATTAGAAGATAAAAACACAGAATTAGAGCGTTTAGTCAAACTACTTCAACGTATGAAGTTCGGTCAGAGTCGTGAACGCTTTGAAGACCCTAATCAAACTCAGTTACCCTTAGACGTTGAACAAGCAGTTTTAGAAGAACAAGAAGAAGTAATCAAACAAGAGATTACCTACTCTCGTGAGAAAAAGAAACATCCAGGACGAGCTAAACTGCCAGATCACTTACTTGTAGAAGAAACACATATCTATCCAGAAACAGACTACTCAGATATGATTTGCATTGGTAAGGAAATCACAGATATCTTAGATTACGTTCCAGGCTATTTTAAAATAAAGAGACTTATTAGATATAAATACGCTACTAAAGATAAAGACAATACTAAAATTAGTATTGGCGATCTTCCAGAGCGAATTATTGATAAAGGAATAGCTTCAGAAGGACTTCTATCAACAATATTAGTTGACAAGTACGTAGATCACCTTCCTTTATATAGACAGAAGCAACGCTTTTCCAGAGAAAACATCGATATAGCTTCTTCTACAATAGATGGTTGGGTCGCTCAAAGTATGGATGCTTTAAAGCCTCTATATGAAAAGCTTGTGATGGATATCAAAAACGAAGGGTATCTTCAAGTTGACGAAACCACCATCAAAGTTTTGGATGAGAAAAAGAAAGATAAGTCTCATCTTGGCTATTATTGGGTGTATCACGCACCTATATCCAAGCTCGTGATGTTTAATTACAGTCCTACTCGTGCCAGTAGCGCTGCACTACCTATATTAGAAAACTTCAAAGGGTATCTGCAAACCGATGGTTACGCAGGGTATAAAGCCTATGGAAATAAGTCAGATGTAACGCATCTTGGGTGCTGGGCACATGCTCGTCGTGAATTTGAAAGAGCTTTAGACAATGATAAAACAAGAGCTCAACATGTACTTGCTGAAATACAGAAGCTATATGCTGTGGAACGACAAGCTAAAGAACAAAACTTAACTCCACAGCAAATTAAAGAGCTTCGTCTAAAAGAGAGTTTACCTATTATCAACGAACTTGGTAAATACATGTTTACTCAAATGAAACTTACCTTGCCTAAAAGTCAAATAGGTAAAGCCTTTGCTTACTCACAAACAAGATGGGATAGTCTTAGTGCGTACTTATACGACGGAAACTTACAGATAGACAACAATCTTGTAGAAAACGCTATTAGACCTGTAGCTCTTGGTCGTAAAAACTACTTATTCGCAGGATCACACGATGCAGCGCAAAGAGCAGCTATGGCGTATACGTTTTTTGCTAATTGTAAAAAGCACGATGTCAATCCATATCAATGGTTAAAATACGTATTGAAAAATATTCAATCCATAAACCACAAGAATATTACAGATTTATATCCTCATAACTACAAGAAACTTATCGTAGATAACGTAGAAGAATAA
- the tnpB gene encoding IS66 family insertion sequence element accessory protein TnpB (TnpB, as the term is used for proteins encoded by IS66 family insertion elements, is considered an accessory protein, since TnpC, encoded by a neighboring gene, is a DDE family transposase.), translating into MFSLSSSHQFHLYKSACDMRKSFDSLCGIVQNELNQVAHNGSVYVFINRRGNQMKLLHWETGGFVLYHKRLEQGTFAFPVHSKTQISWSDLVLMIEGIQVIKSSQKRRFLLK; encoded by the coding sequence ATGTTTAGCTTGAGTAGTTCTCATCAATTTCATTTGTATAAATCAGCTTGTGATATGCGTAAGAGTTTTGATTCTCTGTGTGGTATTGTTCAAAACGAACTTAATCAAGTAGCTCATAATGGCAGTGTCTATGTCTTTATCAATCGCCGAGGTAATCAAATGAAGCTCTTACATTGGGAAACAGGTGGGTTTGTGTTATATCACAAACGCTTAGAGCAAGGTACCTTTGCTTTTCCGGTTCATAGTAAAACACAAATAAGTTGGAGTGATTTAGTACTTATGATAGAAGGTATACAGGTTATAAAAAGTAGTCAAAAAAGAAGGTTTTTATTGAAGTAA